A window of Bacillus toyonensis BCT-7112 genomic DNA:
GTATGTAAATGTTTTTAATAAACGGTATAGACTTATTTCAAGGACACAGCTAGCTAAAAAAAGAGAAAATCTTAGATTTATTCTTTTTTTAAGCAATGTGGTGGTCCCTCATCACCATCAAACTATAAAAAGCAAATACCCCAAAACGAAAAAACACACGGGATTTTCGTTCTGGGGTGCTATAAATGTTTTAAGTTGATAGGTACGGGGGCTACCAGAAAAAGAAGCCTATACATGTACCATAAGCTTTTTATCTGTTGGCCGTTTGTTTGATTGATTCACTTTTACTATTTCTTTGCAGCATAATTCTCCCCATCGCTATAAGAATGGTAATAATTGAAGTGCAAAGAAGAATATTCACATCGTGTGATAGATTTCCCCCGTCAAAAATTATTATTTGATATCCGTCAGCTACATAAGTTCCAGGGAAAAGAGAACCTACAGTCTGATAAAAATTTGATAGTAACGCTTTTAGAACAATTACCCCACAAGTAACTAATTGTACTGACAGTGATATGATATTAAACATCATACCAGCAGGACCAAATAGAACGATGAACATTTGTGTTACGCTTAAGAAAGAGAAAAAGACAAGAGTTTGGAATACCCATGTTTCAAACAAACTTGTATTTAATTTAACATTAAATAAGGTCATTAATAATAACGTGATAATAGCTAAAATAACAGATACGACAATATTAATAACTTGTCTTGATAAGAATATAGACCATTTTCCGTGAGTGTTTTTTAATATTGTTGCAACAATATTAAGATTTAAACTCATAAGCATAGCTCCAACCCATGAAGCAAGAACAATTAAAAATGGAATCATAGTTGCTGCAAAGCCATCTGTATTGTTTGTTTTTTTGACAGATGATTGCACAGAATCAATGTTTAATGAACTCAAAGCTTTCGTGATGTTTCCTGATAACTTTTGGGCCAATTCTTCTGACGGCATCACTGTACTTAGTTCATTAGATAAGTTGGAAGAAATAAGTTTTTGTTTATACGTATAAACATTTTTATTAATTGTTTGCGTAATATCTTTTGTTGCGCCTTCCATAATCTGTTTTGTCAAAGATGCATTCGCTTAATTGATGAAATAGTTAATCTCTGTAGTATTTTTTTCTTTCAATAGACTTGAGAAATTTGCAGGAATTTGGATAACCATATCTAAGTTACGGTTATTCATATCTTCTTTGGCATGTGTTACAGAGCTATAGCTTTTAACTTTAAAGGGCAGATTTTCCTTCAAGTTTTTTTCAATATTGGCTCCTATATCATTATCTTCATTAACTAACCCAATTTTTAATTTGTTTATCCGATCAGTAACACCATCGTATGCAGTCATCCACACACAAAAGAAAATTAACAGAAAGGCAAATGCTGTTGCAATTCCAATGAATGTTGGGGGGAATTTAAAGAAATTTTTTAAAGTTTTCATTGTCGTACTCCTTGTTGTTTTATTATAGCAAGTACTTACTTGCGTTAGGTGTAAAAAAAGACCTAGGGAGTTAGCCCCCTAGAAAATAGTTGGACACTATGTTTTAGAAAAGTCTCTTTTGAATTTGAAAATAAATTGTCACCGAAGCGTGAGTTAGAAAGAAAGTAACCGAAATTCATCCAAATAAAGTTCATCGCCTGGGCTTCCATATCAGTTTCAATAAGCTTTCCCTTTTCTCTCATCTCAATGAAATATGAAACCAAATTATCTTTTAATTGTTTAGGAATTAATGCAATTTTTTCTTTGAGCTCTGGGAACATTTCAGCTTCCTGAAAACTAATCAAAATTAAATCCTTTAACTTTTCTATATATGCAAGATATCCTTCTGCAATAGATAGCAAGTCATCTTCAAGATTCCAAGTCATCTCTCCAGGCATTAATTTATTCAATTCCATATCATGCGATAAAGATTCGACGGCTTTTTCCATAATATTCTTTTTGCTCCCGAAATTCCGAAAAATTGTTACTTCGTTTACGCCCGCTAATTCCGAAATCGAGCGTGTAGTCGTTCCCTTATAGCCATGAGTGCGGAATAGTTCTAAAAAAGCCTCAATAATACGTTCTGATGTATTTGTCATTTCATTCACGTTTCATCCAACTTTCACATAATCTTTATCCAAACCCGAATGCAAGTTGTTACTTGCACAAGTAGAATAAACCCTTTTGATAAAAAAGTCAACTTTATAAAAAAAGCCGATTTCTTTATCGTATAGGAAATCGACTTTTGGCTTAATTATTGATTTAGTAATAAAAACACCTTTTAAAATAACTATGTTTATACTATAGACGTTGATCTTTTTGGAAGTTTAGACGAAAATGATCCTCATCATTATATACCCCAAATTCATACCCTTTCTCTTTATAAAATTTAATAATTTCAGGAAGAGCTTGTAATGTTTGCGCCTTTTCATGCATTAAAACAACTTCTACTTCTTCTGTTGTCTGTTTCTTTACATTATCGATAATCTGAGTTGGATTATCTTTTAATTTCCAATCATTTGAGTCTATTGTCCAATCCCAAACTTTTATTGCTGCTTCTACAATTTGATTACGAATTTCCTCACCCTTTAATCCTGGTGCAGATCCATATGGCGGACGAACTAGTTTAGGCGTTCTACCCGTAATATTATGGATAAGAGCTAACGTTTCTTTCATCTCCGATACAAATTGTCCTTTTTTGTATAGCTTATCACTATTATGTGTCATACTATGAGCACCAATATAATGTCCTTCTTTTACTGCTCGTTTTACGTTTTCCTGAAAACCTGTATTTTGTAAATTGCTACCTTGCATAAAAAATGTCGAAGCAACATTTTGCTCTTTTAGTACATCTAAAAATTTTCCAGTTAATTCGCTAGGACCGTCATCGAATGTTAAATACACAACCTTTCCTACCGGTTTTCCATCAGGTCTTTTCTGTTTTGCTGGTGGTGTTTCTTTTTTCTTTTCTTCTTGTTGCGTATTAACTTGTTTACTACTTTCATTAGCTACTCCCTTCGCTGGGGTAGAGTTCCAATTTCCAATTATGAAGAATGTGAAAAAGGTCGTCGCTAAAACAACTCCTAAAGATATGATTGCCTTCGTTACTACACTTGTTTTTTTCTTACTTTGCGATTCTTTCATTATTTTTCGATCCTTTCCCTATTAATTTTCATATTCATTATTTATAAGGCTGAGCCTTTATTCGACTGAATCGTTAGTTTCAACCGGTGTTTACAATAAATAGATTAATAGAGATGGATAAAGATAAAATGCAGATAATGTCGAAATCAGTTAAAGAATAGCGTATCGCATCCACTCTTTAGAAAACATTTGTTTCTAATTTGAAAACTGGATATACACCCAAAATAAAAAATACTACTCTTCCTAATTAAGATTTAGAAAGAATAGTATTTTTCTATTTGCCTATTTTATTACATCGTAAAATAATTAATAATGCCATCCACAATACCTTGTTGCGATTTCGCCTGGAATTTTTCTAAATTCATTCTTTTTTCATCACTCGCATTAGATGTAAATCCTAATTCAATTAAAATAGACGGAGAAGGATTTTCTCGTAAGACAAGAAAATCACTTCCATGAACACCTCGATCTCGGCTGTCTATATTTTGATCAAAAATAGCTTCTTGTACGATCTTAGCTAACTTTTTATCTTTCCTTTTATTAGATCCATAATGAGTTGTTATTCCCTTTACATTCGTATCCTCAAAAGCATCATGATGAACGCTAATATAAAGATCCGCCGCATGGTCTTTTGCTACTTTGACACGAGCTTGCAACTCTTCCTTTTGCTTTGTTTCTGGAAGTAAACTCGTATCTTTTTCACGTGTTAATATAACTTTAGCATCCGTTCTTTCTTCTAATTCTTTCTTTATATTTTGTGCTACTTTTAAATTGAGTTCTTTTTCAATCGTTCCAAATTTCTTTCCTTTCGTCCCTCTATCTCCTCCACCGTGCCCCGGATCAATTACAATAGTTTTTCCTTTTAATCGTAAATCCTCTTGTGATATATTTTTATGCCCCTTAGCATGTATGAAACTAACTCCTGTGCCCATTATTAATATTATAAATAAAAGCAATATCGCTCTTTTTTGCATTTTAACAATCTCCTTATCAGCTTTTCATTCCGTTTCTAATGAAAATAGTAATAAATACTGATAAAGATAAAATGCAGATAATGTCGATTTTGTTTAAAAATGATAAAAACGTGTAGAACAGAAATTCTACACGTTTTTATTTAAATAGAAATAAAATAATACTCCATCTTCTGTATTCGAAACACCATACTCCGCATCATGCAGCTCCAATATATTCTTTGAAATAGCAAGGCCCAATCCTGTTCCATCTTTTGAACGTTGACGAGACGTATCTCCTCGATAAAAACGATCCCATATTTTTTCTAAATGTTCTGGCGCGATATGAGCCCCTTTATTTTCTATACATACTTTTACACGTTCATTCTCTTCTATTGTAGAAATAATAATATTCTCCTGTTCTGGTGTGTAACGAATCGCATTCGTAATAAAGTTCGTTATAACTTGTTCTATGCGATTTGGGTTTGCAACAACTTCAATTTTAGAAAATTGTTTATGAACATATAATTGCTTAGCTGTTATATCCGAAGTTAATTGCTCACATATATAATCAATCATCTCATCAATATGGAAGACATCCATCTCCATTTTATACGTACCAGATTCGAATTTTGCTAACTCCAGCATATCAATAATGAGCATATCCATTTTATCTACTTCTTTTGACATTGCTTTAAAGTAATAATCCTTTTTATTACTAGCAACGCCATCCTCCAAAATTGAAATACAGCTCTTCATAATACTTAAAGGTGTTTTTAACTCATGTGAAACACCCGCGATAAATTCTTTACGTGTATTTTCTAATTGCTTTTCTTTCTCTATATCTTGCTGTAATTGATGAATATACGAATGCAAAGCTTTAGAAAGAGTATTAATATTTTGTGATAAATCACCTATTTCATCCTTTGTCGTAATAGGTATCGTCTCTGAGAAATCTAAACCCGCAATTTTTTTGTAGTATCATTTATTTGTAATAGTGGTTTGGCGATTTTTTTTGAGTAATAGAACGATATCAAAACAATTAAAATCAGTACAAAGATAATTAAATATACATAATAATCCTTAATCATTTGCACCGCTTCATCAACTGGTTGCAATGATGTCATAGCAAAAATATAGTTTGTCTTACCCTCTGCATCTATTGTTGGCTTGATTAAAAGTTTATATTTAATATCATTTTCTTCGTAATCCAATATTTCTGTAGAAGTAACCTCATTAAATTTTTGATCCAATAATAAATCCACCTGAAATTGCTTTATTCTATCTATAAGCACACGATTTCCATATATAAAGTTCGTTCCTACAGTCCCCTCCGGTAATTGTACATTCTGAATGCTTCCTGCTAAATATAATTGTGAACTTTCTTTTGAAGATGCGGCTTTTGGCCCATACAACCTTTCTGACAGTTGCTTGTTCTCCAGCCCAACATTCTTCTCTTTTATCGTTAACATCGCAGGGATTACTATATCCCCCTTCTGTACTCCGTCGATAATAATATGACTCCCTTGTTCTAAACTATATTTCATCCTTTGTATATCTTCTAAATTGATAAAACTATACAACGGTATATGAATGGAACGTTCAGAAAATCTCTTATCTTCGTTAGGGTCTAATTGAATTTCTACAGAAAAATCATTTGCATATTTTATATTTCCTACACGATCTAACGTTGTAATCCATGTCGCATTCTCTTGATAGAAATTTTGTTCCAATTCTTGAATTGCTTTCGCATCATCTCCAGCTTTTACATATCCTTTTTCAAAGGATTGAATATTTGTTTTAATATCATTCACTTTTCGATTTGCGTAGTATTGTTTAAAAAATATAGTTTGTCCGATAAAAATAGTTACTAAAATAAGTGTGCATAATGCTGTTGTTAAAATAAATAACTTTAATACAATTCCTTTTTTCATACTTGTCCCTCAAATTTATAACCAGCTCGTACAACAGTTACAATACAAGCTGCTTTTTGTCCTAATTTATGACGCAAATTACGAATATGACTATTAATAGTGCGATCATCCCCGGCAAATTCATAACCAAAAATTTTATTGATTAGTTGTTCTCTTGAAATTACAATTCCTTGATTTTGCATAAAATACGTTAATATTTCAAATTCTGTATGCGTCAAACTTATGTCTTCCCCATCTATGGTTACTGTACGAGAAGGAAAATGTAAATGGATACCACTACTCGTTAATGTGTCTGCAGTTAATACTTTAACAGCGGAAGAATATCGGCTTTCCATTAATCGTTTTGCTCTTGCTAATAAAATAGGAGGACTATATGGCTTTGTAACATAATCATCTGCTCCTAGTTCAAATCCGAGTAAAGTATCATCCTCATCTACCCGAGCTGTTAACATAATAATAGGTACATTAGATTTCTTTCGAATTCGCCGACATACCGCCCAACCATCTAATTCCGGTAACATAATATCTAAAATAATTAAATGCACCTCATACTCTTCAAATATAGATAACGCTTCTTTCCCATCAATCGCCTCTAAGATGTTATACCCTTCGTTTAATAGGTAATCCTTCATAATCTCACGTAAAATATCTTCATCTTCTACGATTAAAATTGTTCTTTGCATCTTTTATCTTCTCCCGATTTATTTTATTGTTAGGAAGAAATAGTTCATTTTATATATTAACCAATTAGCAATCTTTCACTATTTCCGTCACTACTACATACAACATAGTTATATCAAGATAATAGCATGACGATATAAAGATAAAATGCAGAGATAGTCTTACAATTGAAATGCTATTATAATTTTGTAATTGGAATGAATTTGATTTACATAAAGAACCAGGAGAAATACTATTATTTGGAGGTATCACGATGAGCCTTTTAATTAGAGAGTTAAAAACAAATGATTTAG
This region includes:
- a CDS encoding TetR/AcrR family transcriptional regulator codes for the protein MNEMTNTSERIIEAFLELFRTHGYKGTTTRSISELAGVNEVTIFRNFGSKKNIMEKAVESLSHDMELNKLMPGEMTWNLEDDLLSIAEGYLAYIEKLKDLILISFQEAEMFPELKEKIALIPKQLKDNLVSYFIEMREKGKLIETDMEAQAMNFIWMNFGYFLSNSRFGDNLFSNSKETFLKHSVQLFSRGLTP
- a CDS encoding polysaccharide deacetylase family protein — translated: MKESQSKKKTSVVTKAIISLGVVLATTFFTFFIIGNWNSTPAKGVANESSKQVNTQQEEKKKETPPAKQKRPDGKPVGKVVYLTFDDGPSELTGKFLDVLKEQNVASTFFMQGSNLQNTGFQENVKRAVKEGHYIGAHSMTHNSDKLYKKGQFVSEMKETLALIHNITGRTPKLVRPPYGSAPGLKGEEIRNQIVEAAIKVWDWTIDSNDWKLKDNPTQIIDNVKKQTTEEVEVVLMHEKAQTLQALPEIIKFYKEKGYEFGVYNDEDHFRLNFQKDQRL
- a CDS encoding N-acetylmuramoyl-L-alanine amidase family protein, coding for MQKRAILLLFIILIMGTGVSFIHAKGHKNISQEDLRLKGKTIVIDPGHGGGDRGTKGKKFGTIEKELNLKVAQNIKKELEERTDAKVILTREKDTSLLPETKQKEELQARVKVAKDHAADLYISVHHDAFEDTNVKGITTHYGSNKRKDKKLAKIVQEAIFDQNIDSRDRGVHGSDFLVLRENPSPSILIELGFTSNASDEKRMNLEKFQAKSQQGIVDGIINYFTM
- a CDS encoding response regulator transcription factor, with translation MQRTILIVEDEDILREIMKDYLLNEGYNILEAIDGKEALSIFEEYEVHLIILDIMLPELDGWAVCRRIRKKSNVPIIMLTARVDEDDTLLGFELGADDYVTKPYSPPILLARAKRLMESRYSSAVKVLTADTLTSSGIHLHFPSRTVTIDGEDISLTHTEFEILTYFMQNQGIVISREQLINKIFGYEFAGDDRTINSHIRNLRHKLGQKAACIVTVVRAGYKFEGQV